In Oceanidesulfovibrio indonesiensis, the sequence GTGATGATCGGCGACTCGGATCGGGATATTGAAGCCGCCGAAGCCCGGGGTATCAAGGCCCTGAAGTTCGAAGGCGTGGACCTGCTCGCCTTCCTGAAGCAGAACGGGCTGGTATAGCATGACTTCCGAAGCCGCGTCTGTCTCGATTCATGGACGCGATGACGCGTCCTTGCCGGTTCTCATTCCGCCAAACCGCAGCAGGCTCACCGCCAGAAGCAGCGCGAAGAGCAGGACGGCCGTCAACAGCATGACGAAGGCCTCCCAGCCGAAGCGCTCGTACACGATGGCCGGTGCCGAAGTGCCAACCGCGCCGCCCACGTAGTAGAACGACAGATACAGCCCGTTCACCACCCCGCGGTGGTTGCCCGCCATGCGCTGGAGCAGCCCCGGAGCCGTGGAATGAACCTGGAACATCCCACCGCAGAACACAAACATGCCGGCGAAGATCAGGCCGGCTCCGGCCACGGCGAATATTGGCGTCACCAGCAGAAAGACCACGAGCCCCAGCAGCACCGCCCGCACCTCCCCGCCCAGCAGAAACATGGTGCGCGGCGCGAGGAGTGAGACCACAATGCCCACGAGATAGCCGGCATACATGCCGCCAATGCGGATTTCCGAGAATCCGCCGCCCAGGTCCTGGAGCCGGAAAGGCAGGAAGTTGAGCAGGGACGCGAACACGAAAAACACGCAGAACACGATGCCGTACACGCGCAGAAACCCCGGCATGCGCAGCACTCGCCACAGCGTGCGGGGTTGCACGCGCGTGTACACGGCTGCGGCGTCTACATCGAGCCGCGTCACGAGCAATGCTCCCGCCAGCAGGGTTGCGCCAAGTCCGAGAAAGGCCACCCGCCAGTCCAATAATGTAGACACCGCGCCGGCCATGAATCGACCGAAAAAGCCGCCGAATATGGTCGCCGCGATGTATATGGACATGGATCGACGCAGCTCCTCTCCGGAAATACCGCGTGTGTTCCCACCGCCTGCGGCCAGGGTCATGCAGCATGTGAGCACGGCCGGGGCGCAGAGCCCCTGCACCAGCCGGAAGCCCATGAACATGGTGTAGGTGCCGGATGCCGCCAACCCCAGCGAGGCTATCCCCATCAGCGCCACGGCGACCAGGAGCACACGTTCCGCCGGAATCGACTCCAGCATCAAACCGTAAAACAATGGGGCCACGCCCAGGGGCAGGAGCGTAGCCGTGGTGATGAGCGAGGCGTGCGCGGCATCCACACCGAGAGCTTTGGCCAAAACGGCCAGCAACGGTTGCGGCGCATAGATGGCCGAAAAGGTGGCGATCGTGACGAAGACGATGATCAGGAGTCGGCTGCGGCGCATGCGGTTCCCCTGTGGGCGTCCACGCAAACTGGGCAATTGGGCAGCAGGGACGTCGGTAAGTTGCGTGCAACCCTACGCCGTGAAACGCATCGCCGCAATCGGCCCCGAGCAGAAATCACTTCCTGAAATGCCTTGTTCTGGTTGATGGGGAGCGGCCTCCGGTGCAGGCGCATGGCTGGGCAGCCTGCTCCGCCACTTGTGCAGGGGGACGACTTCGGCGACTGAATACGCTGCACGAACGGAATCGATTTGTCG encodes:
- a CDS encoding MFS transporter, producing the protein MRRSRLLIIVFVTIATFSAIYAPQPLLAVLAKALGVDAAHASLITTATLLPLGVAPLFYGLMLESIPAERVLLVAVALMGIASLGLAASGTYTMFMGFRLVQGLCAPAVLTCCMTLAAGGGNTRGISGEELRRSMSIYIAATIFGGFFGRFMAGAVSTLLDWRVAFLGLGATLLAGALLVTRLDVDAAAVYTRVQPRTLWRVLRMPGFLRVYGIVFCVFFVFASLLNFLPFRLQDLGGGFSEIRIGGMYAGYLVGIVVSLLAPRTMFLLGGEVRAVLLGLVVFLLVTPIFAVAGAGLIFAGMFVFCGGMFQVHSTAPGLLQRMAGNHRGVVNGLYLSFYYVGGAVGTSAPAIVYERFGWEAFVMLLTAVLLFALLLAVSLLRFGGMRTGKDASSRP